In the Natronoglycomyces albus genome, AGACCTCGGGTTCGTGTTCGGCCATTTGGGGCAGAAAGTGATCCCAGTAGGCTTCGGTCTGGATGCGTTCCAAGTCGGCCTCCTCGTGACAGGAGATATCGGCCTGGACGACGTGGTGCTCCCGTTCCTTGAACTCCTCGACCAGATCATTTTCGCCGTGATGATGGCCTTCGTGGCCTTCGTGGCCTTCGTGGCCTTCGTGGTCGAGGTGTGCGGCGCTAAAGATATGCATATTGATGTGCATGACCTCACCGACGACGTCTGTGGGTCGTTCCAGGTGCGGAAACCCGGCCTCCTCCATGCAGTCCGCCCAGATTTCGCGTGCCTGGAGGACATCGGTTCCTTTATCCCATGACCGGTCGACTTGGCCGGTGGCTTGGGCTTGCATCAAGTAGTACTTTTCCGGATCGCCATCGTGGATGGCCGCGGTGGCTTCGCCGCGACATCCGCCAGCGCTCCATTCGACGGTTGATCCGTCGCGCAGCGTGATCTCGGCGGGCTCTCCGGTGCCGTAGGCGGCGTCGTGCAACGCCTGGCTTTCCTCCTCGGGTAGGTCGTCCAGTTCGTTGCCGGTGTTCTCGTGTAGGTGGGCACTGGGGTAACCAATGTGGGGATCAGGAGCGGAGAACTGCGAAAACACCCAGCTTTCGTCGCGATCTTCCCATATGTCGGGTCGGAAGTATTCTTGGCCGTTTTCGATGAATCCGGCGTTTTCCAGACACAAGTTAGCCACGCTCTCCAGTGCCGCTCGATATTCCTGATGTAGAAGCATGTTGTGCGTGTGGGCCTCTTTGAGGCGCTCATGGTCTTGGCTGTCGAGATCGTCATTTCCGTTTGCGCACGCGGCCAGTAGAGCGACGGCGGCAAGAGCGGCCACCAGCGTGGAGAGGTAAGGGGGCTGGTTCCGGGCTTGGTTTGGAAGCCGGGAGGGGGATCGCTTGAATCTCATGTCGGTCACCATTGGGGGAGTGGGTAAAGCTGTGGGGTCAGTGCCGCTGGGCACTGACCCCACTATAAACATTATTTACGGTTGGTGGAATGGTTCGAGCTCAACTTCGTCCTCAACCCGGCAGCCTTCGCAGCATCCGCGCCGTGTAACCAGAGCTTAGAGCTCCTATCAGGTTTGTTTCCGTGGCGAGGATGGTGTGCTGTCAGTGCGTGGGGAGGCGGAGGCCCTTGTTCATACCCAGCGGGTATGGGCAAGGGCCGACAACGCGGCCAGGCGCGACATCACTCCACCGCAGTAGGAAGAGAAACCTGATAGGAGCTCTTAGGGGCACAGCAGCTCCTCGCGGAGCCGGTCTATGTCGCTGAAGCCGATAACCTGGCAATATCCGTGAAAGGACCCGAATCGGTCTCGCAACATCTGTATCGTCTGGCTCATTGCCTCAGCGGGGGTGCCCATATAGGACTTGGCCACGGTCGGGTTGCCTTGGTCCCGCCAGGCTCGCCAACGCGCGGTTCCCACGTCGGTCAGGGCGTAGTCGGCTGCGATGTCCTCATCGGACACACCGAGCAGGCCCAGTAGCACCGCCGCGATGATACCGGTGCGGTCCTTGCCCGCCATGCAGTGAAAGACGGTTGGCTCGCCGTTTGCCACGATCTCCAGTGAGCGCCGTACCGCCTCGTGACCGGTCTCCAGCATCGCCATATAGCGCTGCGAGAGGAAAGCCACCGAACGTTCGTGTGATTGCGCGGGCTCGGGAATGATTCCGTTGAAACTCTCCCACCTCAGGTGCTTGAGCTCCTCATGGTGGAACGAGATTCCCTCGGTGGCGGGGAAGCGTGGGGCGACCTCGAGCTCCTCGGCCCGGCGAAGGTCAATGACGTGGCGAACTTTCAGCTCGTTGACCACGTGGTCGAGGTCGGCCTCGGTGGCGTTGCCGAAGTTGTCGGAGCGAAACACGACGTCTTTCTTGACCGGGCAACCGTCTACTCCGCGGTATCCGCCCAGGTCGCGAAGGTTAAAGATGCGGGTGGTCGGAATAAACTGGGCGGGTAGCTGTGATTGGGTTTGGGTCATCTCACGCCTCTCTAAACGAGCGATCGCCACGGTGGACCGCTCGCGCGTCGTCTTGGCTGTCTCTTAGCGCAGCCGCTGTCAGTGCGTCATGGAAGAGGCCCGTCTGAGCGTGACGCGCAAAGGGGAACGCGGCACTGTACGTGGCGCTTCGGTCCGTGGGAGGACCGGGCGGCGCGGGAAGGCTTGCCTCGGCAAACACCAGCCGGGTCTATCCGGGGTGTTCACTGTGGTGAACGCGAGCTTCTCGCAGCCCTAGGGTGTCCAACTGAGCCACCACCTCATTGACTGGTTCCGATGTGGGGCATCG is a window encoding:
- a CDS encoding tyrosine-protein phosphatase translates to MTQTQSQLPAQFIPTTRIFNLRDLGGYRGVDGCPVKKDVVFRSDNFGNATEADLDHVVNELKVRHVIDLRRAEELEVAPRFPATEGISFHHEELKHLRWESFNGIIPEPAQSHERSVAFLSQRYMAMLETGHEAVRRSLEIVANGEPTVFHCMAGKDRTGIIAAVLLGLLGVSDEDIAADYALTDVGTARWRAWRDQGNPTVAKSYMGTPAEAMSQTIQMLRDRFGSFHGYCQVIGFSDIDRLREELLCP